ACCCAACtcactttcttttctcttctccttttctAGAAGCCTCTATAATGAAGCCACGAAGGCTGTGCAAGTTCTGTGATGTGCGGGCCACCAGCTGCACAGGTAAAGGGAGCTGCAAGGTGGAGTGTGATATCACGTCCATCTGCCCcagtgatgatgatgtgtgtgtcagtatcTGGTAAGTGTCCTCTAAATGCACTTTTCTCTATGAATAAAAGCCAGGGTTATGATGCAAACGGCTTTAGtatatttaaagtttaaagagCATTTTTCATTACATTAACCTCTTAAGTAATACTACATGTACCAACTAGGAGGGCACACAGAGCAGCAGGCCTCTGCCAAGCCCAAATGCCCTATCTCACAGTATTAACGGAAGTGAAAAATAATTGGTGTATCCGCCCCGTGATTTGGATCTGCTTCACAATTTAATGGGTTCTTCCTTAgaccatgctacacccttccactacatttcatgaaaatcgggctagttgtttttttccatgatcctgctgacaaacagacaaacaacaaaccaaaccgaaaaacataacctccttggcGGAGTTAACAAAGAAATAGAGAAATGACAGCACAAtggattgtattttttaatcatGTTGTTCATCATTTCCTCCCATAAGCCCTAAAGTGTATTCCTTTAAATGACCTTTTCCTTTGAACACTTTGTCAGTCAGCATTCGTGTGAAAACAGTTGGCTGCGTTATGAGCGCCTAAACATTCATTAGCATAAAATCTGACTCTAAATGTGAGAAACAGCAGGACACAAATTTGTGTTTGTCAAAAGCTTAAGGCTGTGCTGCTGTTTCTCATTATATTAGCTCAGATCATGCCTGCAACATTGATGAGGTCAGCAGAAAGCTAACGGCACATGGACAGCAGCCCCTCTTTAAAATTGTCCTCATAACTGCACGGCCAATGCTGCCAGAAGGGAAGCAACATTTAAATCTGAATACGTTTGCAGGTTCAGGGTTTTCCTTGTTTCCGGTTTGTAATGGCATTTCAAAATCTCGCTGTTTGTAAACGTAACCTCTGTATTGCAGTCATTTACATAATGCTGAGACTGAGGACTGCTGAAAGAGACGGATATGCCATTTACAGTTATCACTTCATCACTGTACGGCTTAAAATTGCATCATTTGCATCATTTGCACAGCTGCAGACCTGCCGTCATTGTCTTGTTACATGATAATACACATCTCTGAAAAGGGGACTTCACTGCCAAAAGAGTAAGCCAAGATTACAAATCAAACTTAATCCAGTAAACAGCAGTGTCTTTTATGTGTGGTTTCTCTTTCCAAGGAGGAAGAAAGATGACAATATCACCTTTGATACAGTTTGCCACAACCGATCTCAGACACTGTATGGCCTGTCCCTGGAGGATTACAACAACACCAAGTGTgagatgaaagaaagaaaggacatGGGCTCGCAGTTCTTTATCTGTTCCTGCTCTGAGGATGAGTGCAATGAGCACATCTTCTTTAACTCTTGTAAGTTAGGACAAAGTTACTTTGCCTTCTCATCCTGTATTTTCATCCTCTCTTGAGCTTAGTGAACTTCTTCaaccaatgtatttttttgagaTGTGTgccctttaaaacaaaacaatatggaTTTGATAAGATGCTTCCATCGTGCACTGGAAATAACAAATTTTTCTTAAAATGGGATGACAATTAATTTTGTATTcctaaaaattaaaggaatagatCAACAAATCGAGAAATACGCTTATTGGCTTTGCTTCAGAGTGTTAGATGAGACGATTAATACTATCAAGTTTGTATGTTAAATATGGAGCTACAGCAACCTAATGTAGCATGAAGCATGTGAAACAGCTAGCTTTGCTCTGTCCAAGATAACAAAATCTATAGCAGCAGAAGACAAGAACTCTGACTTTGTTACAGTCAggttagctgtttccccctgtttccagtctttaagctaaatggctgctggctgtagccatACATTGAACAGACAGACAAGAGGGGTATAGATTTTCTTATGTAAAACACGGccaaaaaaagcacaaatgtaTTTCCCACAATTTTGACTCCTACTTCTTTAACTATTTCAAAGTTGCGAACGTCCTTTATCAGTCCATCCCTCTTGCAGTCATTTACAGTGGCGCAATAGTGCAGGAACACTGTTTTATGCATGTAAAAATGACTGTTTACATCTGTGCCACATAACATTGTGATGTCATAGTCCCCGTCGGCCTTATATTATCATGCTAGTTTCTATCAGCTTGTCGTGTAAAGCGTCATGAATGAATGCTAACACGTGTGCACTGTAATGCCCTCCAGATACATGATTGCAAACAGCTTTTGAAGACATTAGCTTGTAGACTCCAGTTACAACATTGGCCCTGGAATCAGATGTATTTTGACTACAGCATCCAGGCAGTAATAACACAGAGATACATTTCTGAGACCTGGCTCTGCACAGAGAGACAAATTGAAAGCATCTGCTCAGTACAAACCACGTAATGGAAATATATCTGCTTACTGTTAAGAATGTCTGTGCACTGTCTGTAACTTTCTCGTGACTTAGGACAGTGTCGTAATGAAGGAACTCCAGCTAAAAACCACATTGCAACAATGCCAGTAAATGTGGGTGAATCTACCTCTTCCACTTAGCTAGTGACCAGTGACCCATCGTACCaagcatttttttctgattgAGCTTTCACTTAAGGTATTTTTTCCACAACTAAAGAATACATTTAGGAAAGCCATTACCTTAGTTACAGGAAATACTAAGTTGTTTGTCACATACCAGCTGAAATACCTCAGAGTTGCCATAGTAACGGTACACCCACATTATGTTGAAGCCCTGACAAGTGACCTAAGGGTGTTTTTAACCTGGTTAAAACCTGGTTATCagaaatacatttacaaaaacttttAGAAATGGCAAGAAGAATACAGAAAAAGACCTAACTTGAGAACAGTAAGCACATGTTATTGAATAAATGAGATAATCTACCAGATAAAGCttcaaaaagttaaattagaTGAGAGAATGGGTACCACTCATTTCGGTCCATAAAATGTGAAGCTGGAGCTAGGAGGAGGTTAGTTTAGCCTAGCATAAAATAGAAACTTTGATGTGCCAGGCTATTTCTTGGTTGGGAGCAATGCTTTTCTGGAATCTCAGCTGACAAGACTGCTGagctttgttttgttgcagaTTTTGTTACCATTGAATTGAGCCAGGCTAGCAGTTTCCCTCTACTTCCAGTCTTTATACTAAGCTACTTATCTCCTGTctccagcttcatatttaaccaACAAATAGTTGACTTGTACCTATCTTCCCATTTTACTCTGGGAGAGAAAGcagggtaacactttacttgaaaccctaaccataaccataacttgtcatgacaaaaccgaatgacacttactaaaagaagtgttacgtcataaacgtttatgacacgTTTATGACAGTGTTCGTCACGTTCATGTCACTCTTACATAGATACCTTTTTATAGTAAAGTGTAACGAAAgcttattttccaaaatgtttcccaaaactatttatttatttaaagaattATTTCACTTAACAAACATTGCTTCAGAGCAAACACTTTTAGCTGAAGGAAGATCTAAAATCAAGAGTGTTTAGCCAGTTGGGCACAGCCTCCCAATCCCCAAAATTTCACATTAAGACTGTGAAAGCGTAATTCACAAGTTTTGCCATTCACAGAATATTTTCTCCAGTAAGTAAGGGTTTTTGGCCAAAGCTGGGAGAGTCCGGGAGGCACAGTGACAGGTTTGTTGTGAGGAATAGCTTCTCGCTCTacgaaaataaaaacaaactgtctGGGGCCATGTTGAGGATTTCAGACATGTGGTTTcctgtttagaaaaaaaagaagcagagggCTTCATTGGGGTAGTCATCTAGAACCTTGCCCATTTGTTGCCCTTGTTTCAACCCAACTCTGCTCATCACATCTACATTTGCCTCTAGTTTCTTCTCAGTTCTTAAGCAAAATGGGGAAAGCATTTTGCTTCTTTAAAACTTTTGCAATCTCACATTTTGCAACCAAAATGTGAAACCAAAATAACtgctcattttaaaatgtttaagaaaGTTGTGCAGTTGAGGAACTAGACGAGACGTCGTATAAATGATTAAATTTAGAACTCATCAAACTGTGGACCAATTGGGGTTTTCTTCTTTAGTATGTTTTGTCTGGAGATATAGTTTTTATATGTCTGTTTATGACTGCAGCTTCAAATACTGGACTATAAACACAGCACAAGCATAAACTTTCACTGTTTGCCAAAACCGTAGCAGCTCCCAGACACACCACCACCTAAATTATAAGAATACTATAAAGAGACACAATATGTGGTTGACTGGTTTAGGGTTTGGAGCCCAGATGCTAACTTTAGCTTTCTGATGCTTATAGATATTCCACAGGGACGGCTCAGGTTCCTCTGCTGCTCTGGCGATAAACTTTACTACTAGCTAGATGCAGATACAATCTGTACAATTGCATTTCTTTGCAATGATCATTCCATAAAATGCACAGGTGGAAAaatacagtgtttaaaaaatgaatgaatcaatACTAATATGGTTGACAAAataatctctgtgtgtgtgtgtgtgtgtgtgtgtgtgtgtgtgtgtgtgtgtgtgtgtgtgtgtgtgtgtgtgtgtgtgtgtgtgtgtgtgtgtgtgtgtgtgtgtgtgtgtgtgtgtgtgtgtgtgtgtgtgtgtgtgtgtgtgtgtgtgtgtgtgtgtgtacatacatacatacatacatgtcaAATTAGGGCTGAACAGTTTTAGGAAACAATCTAATGGCAAATATTTCTGCAAGATATTGAGATTTTGATTTGCAATTTTTTCTGTGGACAATCTCTGATTTGTTACATTATTCCAGAATTTATCTtatgaaaaaacagtaaatataattatgaaaagaggaatacatttttgtttttaaactagaacaaatatttcaaatttgattaatcaCGGTCTTCACAATTagctaattgttttttaaattgcgattttgatttttaaaatgattaatcGTTTAGCCCTAATAAATATTACATGATCTTTATTAGCAGATGGAGTTTGCGCAGGGGTCATGAAATTTcgatttcaattttgttttttttattatttatttaaagagtGTGTCATATATGAAGATCATTTGATATGATCAAAAGATCCAGATGAGCCACTAAACAATTTATGGTGTGATTATTTAGTAAACTGTCTGTTTCAAAATGTGGGCACCATATCAATCTTTTAGCTTTTGTTCCCTCAGACATGGATTCCCAGGTGGTGGCGGTCATCTTAGTGAGCCTTGTGCCTCTGCTGGTTATGGCTGTTGTCGTCATCACTTCTTTCTACTGTTATCGGGTCTATCGCCAGCGGCAAGCCCGCTCCAAGCGCAAGAGGGGTCTTCCTCTGGACTTCAGTGATGCTCACGCCATCATGATAGACGACGAAGGTTCCGACAGTAGCTCCACACACGCCAACAACCTCAACCACAACACAGAGCTGCTGCCCATTGAACTGGATGTTCAGGTTGGAAAAGGACGCTTTGCAGAAGTTTACAAAGCCAAGCTTAAGCAGGGCTCCTCAGTCAGCGAGGAGCAAGGATTTGAGACAGTGGCCATTAAGATTTTCCAGTACGAAGAGTACGCCTCCTGGAAGAACGAGAAAGAAATTTTCTCAGACGCTGACTTGAGACATGAAAATGTGCTTCACTTCCTGACAGCAGAGGATAGGAAGGTGCAGAGACAGTGCTGGCTGATCACAGCCTACCATCCAAGAGGAAACCTCCAAGAGTTCTTGATCCACCACATTATCAGTTGGCACGACCTGTGGCTGCTGGGGGGTTCGCTAGCATGTGGAGTGGCACACCTTCACAGTGACCACACCCCTTGCGGTCGCTACAAGGTGCCTATCGCGCACAGGGACATTAAGAGCTCCAACATACTTGTGAAAAGCGACCTGACCTGCTGCCTGTGTGACTTTGGCCTCGCACTCCGCCTGGACAACGCTCTGTCTGTGGACGAGTTGGCCAACAGTGGGCAGGTAATTCCTAAATTtgggagatatatatatatatatataNNNNNNNNNNtatatatatatatatatattctcctTATAATTTGCACAGACAAGAGACTCTGACCCAAGTTTGAGACTGGGACTCGAGTCGCACTAAGACTTTAGTCTCAACTCAGACTCGAGATGCAGGAATTGTGAACAATCTTTATTTTTGGGAAACTTCTGATGAGCTGAATGTTATTCCCCTCCCTGCGTAACTTACAAACTGCCTACGCAATGTGTAACATATCTGTGCGCGGCCACACGTGAGAGAGGACAACAAAAATGCAACTGCTGTGCCGTTCATCATAAGCTTTGGCTTTCAAAACTTAAAGAGAGGAgttaaatacaaaatgtttgGTATTCTGGCTCAACCACAAAATCTAACCACTGATAGGATAGCTAACATAGTTAGCTCAGCATTGGccatctaacgttagcttgcttcTTGCTTTAGCTACGACCTATGGGAAGTTAACTCCTACAGTTGTTTGCTAGATGTTATTATATATaactatacatttttataagCAACCTGGATGAGCTCAGCAGGTGATACAACACGCACTATAACTAcgagagacttgagacttgacttggttactagctcaaagacttgagacttgacttggtctctagctcaaagacttgagacGTGACTTGGTCTCTagctcaaagacttgagacgtgacttggactctagctaaAAGTCTTTAGACGTGACTTGGTCTCTagctcaaagacttgagacgtgacttggactctagctaaAAGTCTTTAGACGTGACTTGGTCTCTagctcaaagacttgagacATGACTTGGACTCTAGGTAAAAGTCTTGAGATGTAACTTGGACTCTAGGTAAAAGTCTTGATGTGACTTGGACTCTAGGTAAAAGTCTTGATGTGACTTGGACTCTGGCTTAAAGTCTTGAAAtgtgacttggactctagctaaGAATCTTGAGATgggacttggactctagctcaaagACTTGTGAACGTCTCTGGCGTAGATGCACCAGACAGGCCATTACCGGCCCTgccaaaacatttctttgaaGATATTTATCAGACCTTGAACAGAGCCGTGCTATCAATCACACTTTTCATTTCTGATCCTCATCACACAGGGACTCCATCTCTAAATATTTGGCACCCTCTGTATCTTGTCCCCAGATGGATAATGCTGATAGAAATAGTGTTGTAAGTGTTCTGAGGTGGACATTTTATGATAGTCCCCAGCAAAACAGGCTTGATTGATTCTTAATGGACTCATTACGCTGATGTAATAGGCCAGAGTCATATTAGACTCTGTTATGAAAATgactcattaaaaaaatgccTCACCCTTAACTGCACAGCACACCTAATGCATTGTAATGCCCTTAATGCATTCGGTGGAAGCACCAGTGAACACATTTTCCAAGGTGGTAATTATGTGAAGACAAGCAACGTGTTGTTGAGCTCAGAGCtaccttttgtttttccaattattttataaatcaaaCACGTTTTTAATTCAGATAAATGGGATGTGACAGCTTACTACAGCGCAAAATAACTACCTGTCACTTGATTAATGCTGGTAAATAATTCCTACTGCTAAGATGGTCTATGTAGCTAGGCTCTTTCATCTAAACAACTCCTCTGTAGTATTATGGACTGTAATAATGTAGACATGTTTTTCACCCTGTTTTCCCTCAGGTGGGTACAGCCAGATACATGGCCCCGGAGGTCTTGGAGTCTAGAATCAACCTAGAAAACATTGAGTCTTTCAAACAGGCTGATGTTTACTCCATGGCTCTTGTACTGTGGGAGATGATCTCCAGGTGTAACGCAATTGGAGGTAAGATATGATCAGACACAGAGGATTGTAGGATAAAATGCTTGTCATTGTCTCCTTTTAATTCTCAATAGGAAAGCAAATGAGCAAAtgagcatatttcccaaaatgttgaactattcctttgaTTCTATTCCCCTTTCCTGCCCTTAGCACCCACCtcagtggtttgtgtgtgtttatggtgATAGAGTGTGTTTTGTGGACATCTGCCTTAAACATGATACAATAGCTTTAGTCTATATCCTCAATCttacacttccgggattgttccggTGCCGCAGACAATTTCGCCTGAGGCACGTCTTTTTCGGCGTTgtctgtttccttccgcttactttgtgttggtattttaaactccggtggatttatgaggactatggttaactgctcctcaggtcGCTGcgtggtaaattgagacagctagctagaatatctgtcgaatctgagttttctctcgtacgaccaaaacaacttttgtaCGTACACAgagcttagcgctgcccatgatgactgtgatttgtttaaagaaatgccaataaaacagaacacatttttctcccatcctagaatgctgtgtggactagtcagaccctcctatgcggtgctgtggaggaaggtctagcaatACGAGACTACAATGGCGTGGACACACAGTAAACATTACATGTGGCCTTTAGTTAATAGTAGACATAactctgtttttcctttttaaattagAGATTAGCCGAGTGTAAAGGAAATCAATAGAAGCACTGATTGATGAATTTCCCTTTGTGGCCCATGTGAATACtcagaaatactttaaaaagaaaaattgccTCCACAGCTCGCATGACCTCTAAGGAATACGAGCACATTGATGGCTTTACCAATTAGGAGCGCAGTGAGCAACTCCACCTCCACCAAGTTCACTTACTAGATGTGTGACACAGTGTGACAGgacttatgtgtgtgtcttccacGACCCATTTATCActgtgggaaaaaaatataaaagtttcAAGCACACAATCCATCTTGTAGAAGTCTCAAGGATCAGCTTTCCCATTACTAATGTACCGTTACTTATGTTTGTCATTCTGTAGCAAAAACAAGGCCAGGAAATGTGCAAATAATAGAAATGGGTGATTATCTAAAGGCAAACCACAGGGCAGTATTTCATGTCGTTTGTTTTCACTTCCCTTTAGTGTCTCTGTGGTCCAGTTTGTTTCTGTGACTGCTCCTATCTCCATTGTGTCAGAGCAATGATTGAAAGCCGGGTATGGGCATGAACGCTTCTACTTTGCCGTTTTCCTGTTTTGCCCCCACAGTTACCCCTGGGGGCCCTCTTTAAAGTGTACTGCACAGCTAGGCTGCCCAAGAGTCCTCTGAAGAAAAATATGAACCAGAGTGACCCACAATCCCCTTTGCTTTTCTTTCCCAACAGCAAGAATATGTGTGcccttttaaaagaaaatagacTATTTCCTGTTATGCAAAGAACACAGTCCCCAAGACATACTGTTCTTAGTATGAAGTTGTAAGTATGGGTGTCTCCTTTCATATGAAGATGTTTTGCGGCTATTGTCTCTTGAGAGTGGACTTGACAGGATACATGTTGGTAGAGATGGACTAAACAAATCCAGGCTAAGTCAGTGTGGCTTTGCTTGGTTTCCTCTTTAGGGATTTGAGGGACAACAGCTTTATTCATCTCAGTTGTCTTCCTCCATTCATTTCATTTAGTTGTGAGTCTTTCATTtcctttacatttatttagataTTGACGGAAAACACTACATGGCAGCAAACATTATTTTAGACTCACATTTTCTAAATGTCCTTGCACAGAAACTTTCTTGacatttttctgtctctttcttgcTACCCCTAGGCAGGTGAAGCAGCAGTTAATTACTCTCCCTCTGCACAGAAACACAGTAGACAGCCGTCTAGCTTTACTCATGccgacacagacagacaaggaGGACAGGCTGGTGCAGATTTACTGGAGGGAGGGGAAGCACAGGGGTTCCTGTCCCACCCCTGGACAAGAACAGAGACGAAAGATAGAAAAGATAGATTTCTGTACATCTCCATCCCCTTTTCCCAGACTTGGCATGTCCCCGAGACACGCAGAGAGCTAAAATCTGTAGTTCATTAAGGCCAAAAGCCAAGGAGACGTTCTCATGTATGAAAGGGTTAAAATGTTGTACAAACACAGCTAGCCTTCTACCCTGATAGCCCCTGAGGAAGGTGGAAGGAATAAGTAAAATGAGAGACTAATTTGGTTTTGCTCCACTAGCAGCTAAGAAATCTCCTTGTGTCTTGTATACTGGCAGAGATCCGGTATTGATTCTGGAATTGGAGCACCGTGAGAGTAAAACTGATGTTTACAGCGAGCACTAAAAGAGTTTCATGCTTTCACGCTGCTGGCCTCTTTTGTCACTCGAGGTTGGTGAGTCACTAATGACACCCTGATAACTCACCTCCTTTGAGACAGAATATGAACATGTGTGGACATGCACAGAATTTCAGAGTGACACATCCCAGGGAATCATTATAAAGGCTGAGGTGAAGCCCTGGTTTCCTCTCATTTCTGATGCCACCTGACTGTGTTTGTGAAAGACTGATGTCTGATCAGCATTGTGCGTCTCAGTGGCAGGCAGCCACTCTGTCACTGTTCCTGGGGCTGTGGTCTGATCTTATATATGCCAAGTGAGAAGAACACAGCTGTATGTCAACAGTGCCAGTCAGCCAGCCATGAGCCATGAGCCATCACTTTGCTTTCTTTATCTTCCAAGACTatgaagaccaaggaagagTTAAAGGGAGAGGGAAACTGAAACACACCTCGGAGAGAAGGAAAAGCTGGATTCAAGGCtcagactttttatttttttttctgtctatgtTCCCTAAAACGTCTCTCCTGTATAATTTAGCTGGTCCAGATTTAGGGCTTGGAAAGACTATGAGGGCGTTCACAGGCGGGTGGGGCTACGGAGGGGGATAATAGTGGAGTGGCGTTGAATGTGGAGCTGCAGACGGAGAAATGCCTTTAGTCCCTAGAGGGAGAGATTGGGCTAGactggagaggaggagaggttaGGGCAGCTGCTCTCCAGATGTCAGAACATCAActcctcgtgtgtgtgtgtgtgtgtgtgtgtgtgtgtgtgtgtgtgtgtgtgtgtgtgtgtgtgtgtgtgtgtgtgtgtgtgtgtgtgtgtgtgtgtgtgtgtgtgtgtgtgtgtgtgtgtgtgtgtgtgtgtgtgtgtgtgtgtgtgtgtgtgtgtgtgtgtgtgtgtgtgtgtgtcaaagtcaAATCTGGGACTTTAAACAACTTGATTGTGGATGTATTAGGGAAAAATTCTGTGTGCCCAATTTGGTTTCACTGAAGCTGCATCCAGCGTGACCTGAAATAGTCTTTTGGTCTTCTTTAATAATGGTAAGGTAAAGGTTAGTGGCATGTATCGGCTATAGTTAATGGTAGGGTAAGCCTCCAGGCTAAGTCAGTGCCATATGTACAAACGTAAGCTCTGCTAACGTGTAATGCGCATGTATACATCTGTACTAAATGACTTTAACAACCTGTGAGGAACACAAAACAAGTGTCCCAGCCACCGCAGCCTAATGAAAACCAGCAGAGGCGGCTGGGAATGGATTAGTCGAGTGGTTGTTGTTGCAGACTCAGACTCATTTTCGGGAAACAATGTTATTGTGATCACATTACTAATTTATTTCCAAGCACATGTTGAAACTCTGTGTGGATCTGTGTTTTTGCAATATTTATATGTTTAGGTGACAggattctctctttttcagcatCATGCCTTGTTGAGCATAATAAGACAAACAAAACGATAACTTGGAAGGGCAGCAGCACAAGAATTTCAAACAAAATATCAGATGCTGGTTTGGATTATGCTCTCTCTCCACTTTGCTCTATCAATTTAATggtttgtgtttctcttttcttttttcggtCCTGTTCGGCACGCTAGTGCAGTTTGACTATTAATATCTAAACATATACTGTGCGTCTATGTGCTTGGGCAATTATCAAAACAACATCAGTGCAGCATGTGGTCATTCCCTGTTAGACATGAAAGAGGCCATAAAGTGATTAGATGTCGAAACATGGCTTTACTGTCTTGATGTATATCAAAAAGCATCTGAAGGGTGACCTTCATTGAGAAGTATCCCTAGTCTGCAGTGTGGGATTCAACTTAGTTTCTTTTGGCTACAAATTCTCAGGCATGGTTGACAACTTgcatggaaaaaaagacattaaggATCAAACATGTGCTTGCTTTGCAAAAATTCACATCACATCATGTCAGCTGTTGTAGAAGACATAGTGTAAGTTCCTCATTGTTGCTGTGCTGAACTTGTCATATTGCTTTGCAGAAATCTCGTCAATATGCAGTGTGTGACTTTTGCAAACCACAGCACTCCTCGGTTgccttgtgttgtgttttcaataGCTTTTGCTAGTTCAGAGTTTAATTTCAGGttggcttgaaaaaaaacatttttccctttttagagCAGGGTTGGCCAATCTTTCCATCCTGGAATACACACTTTTGTTTACACTGCAAAGTGCTCAGTAGTATGATTCATATATTTTGGACCCATTGTTTGGAGTTGAACACATAAACATGTTTGCCTAAAGTTTACAAAGTGGATTTGCAGTTCAGAACACAGTTATACACTCCCTTGGAcctgtcaaaacaaaaataagcaactgtctcctttttttatattgacTGATGGTTGGGTGCGGCCATGTTTAAGCTTTTATACCAaaccag
Above is a window of Etheostoma spectabile isolate EspeVRDwgs_2016 chromosome 14, UIUC_Espe_1.0, whole genome shotgun sequence DNA encoding:
- the tgfbr2a gene encoding TGF-beta receptor type-2 isoform X1, which translates into the protein MELLRFSAFWCGAILFGSIPLEEAEASIMKPRRLCKFCDVRATSCTGKGSCKVECDITSICPSDDDVCVSIWRKKDDNITFDTVCHNRSQTLYGLSLEDYNNTKCEMKERKDMGSQFFICSCSEDECNEHIFFNSYMDSQVVAVILVSLVPLLVMAVVVITSFYCYRVYRQRQARSKRKRGLPLDFSDAHAIMIDDEGSDSSSTHANNLNHNTELLPIELDVQVGKGRFAEVYKAKLKQGSSVSEEQGFETVAIKIFQYEEYASWKNEKEIFSDADLRHENVLHFLTAEDRKVQRQCWLITAYHPRGNLQEFLIHHIISWHDLWLLGGSLACGVAHLHSDHTPCGRYKVPIAHRDIKSSNILVKSDLTCCLCDFGLALRLDNALSVDELANSGQVGTARYMAPEVLESRINLENIESFKQADVYSMALVLWEMISRCNAIGEVKEYEPPFGNLREHPCVESMKDSVLRDKGRPEILDSWINHPGIQMVCASIDECWDHDPEARLTAQCVAERFDDIEYLDKLSDRSDSEEKIPDEILMVDEK
- the tgfbr2a gene encoding TGF-beta receptor type-2 isoform X2, which encodes MKPRRLCKFCDVRATSCTGKGSCKVECDITSICPSDDDVCVSIWRKKDDNITFDTVCHNRSQTLYGLSLEDYNNTKCEMKERKDMGSQFFICSCSEDECNEHIFFNSYMDSQVVAVILVSLVPLLVMAVVVITSFYCYRVYRQRQARSKRKRGLPLDFSDAHAIMIDDEGSDSSSTHANNLNHNTELLPIELDVQVGKGRFAEVYKAKLKQGSSVSEEQGFETVAIKIFQYEEYASWKNEKEIFSDADLRHENVLHFLTAEDRKVQRQCWLITAYHPRGNLQEFLIHHIISWHDLWLLGGSLACGVAHLHSDHTPCGRYKVPIAHRDIKSSNILVKSDLTCCLCDFGLALRLDNALSVDELANSGQVGTARYMAPEVLESRINLENIESFKQADVYSMALVLWEMISRCNAIGEVKEYEPPFGNLREHPCVESMKDSVLRDKGRPEILDSWINHPGIQMVCASIDECWDHDPEARLTAQCVAERFDDIEYLDKLSDRSDSEEKIPDEILMVDEK